The following DNA comes from Syntrophales bacterium.
CCATGGCGACGTCAAACCCAATGCCAACTGAAATAAATTCGTGTCTCTCATGATGATCCGTATCAACCTCCTTCTTTCCTTTGATGACAGATCTCTATCATGCTCCGGACCGGATTACCCATACATTTCAGCGAGGAGCCATTTTCATTCAATATGAACTGATTAACTTTTGATTCATCGTCTTTATCTTTGATAAGGTTTATTAGGTCTAATGCAGCTACAACTCCGATGATAGTATGAATGTTACCATCTAATTTTTCAAAATGATTCCTATCTAATAGTGTTAAATGACCATCAATTTTTTTTGTTTGATTTTCTAGAATGATCTCAACTAGGTCTTCAAGATTGTGATAGTAAAAATCAATAAATTTAAACTGTGATAAAGAATTTACAAGTTTTTGCTTCGCTGAATCAACCGGATATTCTTTGTTGGATGCTAAATGAATGTGAAAATATACTGGGCCTTCATAGAGTGATGATTTAATTTCTTCGTATTTTTCAAATACTAATTCATTAACATAATCGCGAAGAAGGTTGCCGGAGATCAACGATTGTAGTGTTGAAATTAGTTTGTCTATTTCAGTGCCAGGAAAATTCTTTGATGTCTTGTCAAAATCATCTGTGTACTTCATGTTGAATATATGAACATCTCGATTTTGAATATATATAGCATCAATGCCTCCATCACCCTCGCCGTCAGTTAATGAATTTTCAATGTCATCTTCATTCAGTTTTAAAAGTAATTCCAGAGCAACCCTATCGAATGCAAGCCCAGGCGTTTTGAGTGAGTATGATTTTTTAATATCCTTAACCAAACTGTGTAAAACGCTAAATGATGGCATACTTGGCATATACTTGACTCCATTTCTATTCTTTCACTGCTAACAGTCTTTATAGGACTCCTGATAAAAACCTAAATAATAGAGTATGTTAACCCACTAGCTCCATTGTGATATCTTGTCAAGAACTATTACAGTAAAACTTTCAATCGGTAATCATCGATTATCTCCCCAAACAATTTTGTTGAGTTGTAGGTGAAGGGTGCAAGATTTGTCGCAGGATAGGCAAGACAACATCTATTATGTCTTTTTCCGTGGTGTTCTTCCTGTAATCGAGGAAACCAATTTGGGTCGAGTTGTTGTATATTTCTTTTGTTAATCAGCAACGTTTGAGCTCATCGGCTCGCTTCAGCGCGCCAGCTTGATCGAATTGCTAGGCGAAGTTTCTTCACGCAATTGAGCCACAACTGTGTCAACGTCTGTCACCCATGAGAAGCCAAAGGCAAGATTAAGCAGGCTCGCTAGATGCATTTCCTCGGTGATGCTTCCAGTTCCATCAGCGAGAAAAAATACCCGGTAATCTCGATAGTAGGCATCGCGAGCCGTAGATTCGCAACACATATTGGTCATTGTCCCTGTAATAACGATATCTTCAACCTGCAGACAGCGTAATACTGTTTCTAAGTCAGTATTGTAAAAAGCCGAGTAACGGTGTTTGGAAATAACCTTTTCATTGCGTTTAGGAGAAATATCTTGATGGATTTCACTTTCCAGGCTTCCCTCCAGACACATGCCTTCCCACCACCAACCCATGATTCCGGCATCGAGACCATCAGGATGATGCACGTGCCTTGTAAAAATCACAGGACTCCCTGCTTGTCGGAATGCATGAATTGTCTTTTTCAAGTTTGGGAGAATAGCGAAGCCACCACAAGCAAATGTGGGGGAAGCAGGATCCAGGAAAAAATGCTGCATATCAATCACAAGTAGTGCGACTTTATCCCTGTTGAGGTGCATTGTATGTATATTGAATGGAGCAATGTGTTCCAACCATTTTTTCCCTTTAGCTGAA
Coding sequences within:
- a CDS encoding isochorismatase family protein, whose translation is MEPYVTQETISAKGKKWLEHIAPFNIHTMHLNRDKVALLVIDMQHFFLDPASPTFACGGFAILPNLKKTIHAFRQAGSPVIFTRHVHHPDGLDAGIMGWWWEGMCLEGSLESEIHQDISPKRNEKVISKHRYSAFYNTDLETVLRCLQVEDIVITGTMTNMCCESTARDAYYRDYRVFFLADGTGSITEEMHLASLLNLAFGFSWVTDVDTVVAQLREETSPSNSIKLAR